The sequence gaagaagaggggtCCCCCCCTCCTCGGCGTTGCCCTTTTAAGGGGTTCCTTGAAACCGCGCCCGGGTTCCATGTTTGCAGCCCCAGCCCGGGCGGAGGAAACTCCATGTTGTAACAAAGTTTCCTCCGCGGCGCCGctcccgcgcccgccgccccgcaacgccgccggcccccgccccgcctccccccccccctccccctcggggggcagcgccggggggggCCGCCCCctccgacacccccccccaaccttcccctccctcccccccccccctccccccggcgcCCATGGAGCACCAGTCCATCATCGCCCAGGttagcagggaggaggggagcgccCCGCTGCAGGAGAAAGGTAAAGcgggggagggtggtgggggtattccccctccccggtgcgggaggggaggcgggggaggtCGCCCCCCCTGGGGTCTGTGGCATCCGGGTGTGATGAGCTGCGGGCGGGCTCAGCCTGGCCGGCgcgtcccgctgccccagggctgGCGGGGGATGCCctggggcgctggggggggggggtcgcaggGAGCGGGGTTGTCGGAGGGTCGTGCCCTGCCtccgtccccccaccccccgaccgGAACCACGTCGGTGACCCTGGGGGGCTCGGGGCGCTGTTCGGCCCCTGGCGCTCGTCGTATCTGCGCCGTTTCCTCCGGAGCCGGGCGGGGGAGGAGGTTTGCAGGCAGCGccggtggggaaactgaggcagggatggGGTAGGGGGGCCACAGCCCGGCGTCTcggccccccttcccccccggtGCCTCCACCTCGCGTAGTGGTTTTGGCGGGGAACGCTGCACGATGTCGGGGTGCTGCCCGCCGGCCGGGGGAGCTGGTAGggctgggaaagggggggaaaccGTGGGAACGGGGCCCGTCCCCCGTGGGgagctcctgccccacgggcGCCCCGCGTTCGCCCTGGCCCGGCTGCTGGGGGACACAACCATGGGGGGCGGTTTGCGGCTCCTGGCTCAGGGCTGCCCCTCtcccggctggggctgggggcaggatcgggccggcggggaaggggctggagcctccgcgctgcccccggggcgggcaggagcggcccctctgcctcagtttccccttgaTCCGCCAATGGGGGCTGCGGGAACGGCGCCCAGGGGCGGGCGCTTCGCCCTGATTGGTCTTTCGCCTCCGGTTACGCTCAAGCCGGCCAATGAGAAGGGAGGGGGCCAGGCTGGGGGCGGGGAAAGTGAACGGCTGTAAgccccgcctccccccggccAGGCCCCGCCCACAGGGCCACCCACCCGCGTGGGTCTGTGCCCCCCGCGGAGGGACAGTGGGGGCGACCCGGGCGTCCAcgacccccctcccccggggcaggACCCACTatgttattgtagggtctccgGCCGCGTGGGGTGggcccacgggggggggggcggtgtgtgtgtgtcacccgTGGGAGagggtgggggctgtgggtggtCTCCAAACACTCGTGTCCGCGGCGCTGGGTGGGGCAGGAAGGGCGGCCGGACGGGTGCCGGAGGCAGATAAAGGCatggggggctgttgggggggcaCCCCCGCCACCTCCTGCCACCCTGACCCCGGCTCAGCCAccggggggggagtgggggacacccccgggggtTCCCctgacacacgcacacacacccccccccccccgtttcccccccccttccaggtacccagacccccACCAAGAAGCCGCGGAGCCGCAGCATTCTCCAGtccctcttctgctgcctgtgccGGGATGAGGGGGAGCCCCGCGCCAGCACCACCAGTGCCCCGCTGCTGGTGGAGGAGAATGGGGCCCTGCCCAAggtacccccccacccccccaggtgcccccccagcacccccagcctggcactggagcagggacatacacacacacacacagtgctgGGGTGCCCGTCCCCAGTGCTTCCCCTAAGCCAGGATGGGGGGCAAAAGGGtctcccccctccctgtgctccccctctgggtgggcaggaggggagggggtgccCCTCGCCACCCTGTTGACCCCCAGTtctgcctgtgccccccccccccccccccccccaatcaccGCAGGCTGCTGTCAAACACCTCCTGCCCGAGATCAAGCCGCAGGACGCCAGCAAGCTCTGCGTGGTCATCGACCTGGACGAGACGCTGGTGCACAGCTCCTTCAAGGTGGGGgacactcccccccaccccacccctcgtGCCCCACGCCCACCCCTCAACcttctctgtgtcccccccccccccccaatccaaaTGATGCCCGCTCCCAGGCACCCACGACCCTGCAGGGTCGGATGGGGTGTCCCCACGAGGGGACAGTGGGctggcggggggtggtggggtggtgggcagAGGGCAAGGCAGCGTTTGGGCAGGGGTGTCTGCCGggcgctgacccccccccccccgtcccccccttccccgtgcCCTCTCCAGCCGGTGAACAACGCTGACTTCATCATTCCCGTGGAAATCGATGGCATCATGCACCAGGTAACGGGGGGTGCCTGATGGGAGGGGGGCAcggccccctctgcccccctccccgggggctgGGAGCTGCACCGAGGGGCGGTCGAGGGGCATCAGGGTGCCggggctggcaccttggggggcAGAGGTGGGTGCCCCTCTTCCCAGGGGGTGGGGAGGTGAAGGAAGCAAGGGGAGGGGGGATCCTGGCACGGTGTCTTCCTGCAGTGGCTGGTCCCGGGTTCAAGTAATCCAGGATAGGCTGTGGTCTGGGCAGTCAGCCTGTTCTCGGTTACTTGGCTCCGGAGCCGGCCGGACGCTTCGCTCCGGATGTGCCAGCGGGGCTATGGTGGCATCCCCCAGCCCACGCAGGAAGGTGGCATCCCCCAGCCCGTGCAGGGCACCCCCATGGCACACGGCACGGGCAGCCCtctgccccccttccccagcaggcaGCCGCTGGCAAGGCTTGGGGACACGGGTGTCCCCCCgggtgggcaggggctggtggccggGTTGCCGGTGCCCTGGCGCGCTGCCCTGTGCCCCGTGCCCGCAGGTGTACGTGCTCAAGCGGCCACACGTGGACGAGTTCTTGCAGCGCATGGGCGAGCTCTTCGAGTGCGTGCTCTTCACTGCCAGCCTGGCCAAGGTGGGTGCTgtcaccccccaccctccccctgcCGCCATGGGCCACCCCTGGGGTGGCGCAACCCCTTTTGCCTGCCCACCCATGGGCAGCGCTGGCCCCTTGTCCCCTGCGGGCAGTGCCAGTGCCTCCCTCCGAGGCGTTggccagggaaactgaggcacggggcgaGCCGGCACTGGCGGAGAGCTGGGTGCCATCGTCACCGTGGGATGGGCAGGGTGGCACGGCGTGTCCTGGTGaccttcccctcccctgcccgcaGTACGCGGACCCCGTGGCCGACCTGCTGGATAAATGGGGGGCTTTCCGAGCACGGCTTTTCCGGGAATCCTGCGTCTTCCACCGCGGCAACTACGTGAAGGACCTGAGCCGCCTGGGCCGCGACCTGCGCCGCATCATCATCGTGGACAACTCGCCCGCATCCTACATCTTCCACCCCGATAACGCCGTACGTACCCCCGGGgtgaggctggggagggggtagaggggagggagcgggggatCCCCCCACCTCATCCGCTGCCCGCTGCGCTGCCCGTAGGTGCCGGTGGCCTCCTGGTTTGATAACATGgcggacacggagctgctggacctgCTGCCCTTCTTCGAGAGGCTCAGCAAGGTGGAGGACGTGTACGCAGTGCTCAAGAAGCAGCGGACTAACAGCTAGTggccccccccggcaccgccgTGGCAGCCGGGTGCCTTAttttggggagcggggggggtggggggtgtcccccccggtGTGACCCCCCCATCgtcctccccagccccggtggGCGCGGGTACCCTCCCCGCCTGCTGGTGGTGGGAGATGTGGGTGCCCCTGCCAGGGACCTGGGTGTCCCCCTTCctgtggaggaggggggggccgTGGGTGACCCGCTGCCTTGCCGTGCTGGGGACCTGTCAGGGGGGAGGTCCAGTCCTTCCGGCCCCCCCCCACAACCTGTGTCCCCTCTCCCTGAAACGGTTCTCAGGTCCttttcccctccatgtccccccaagtggggagggggggggtcagcaGTTGCTGCTTTCCACTGCCTTT comes from Numenius arquata chromosome 3, bNumArq3.hap1.1, whole genome shotgun sequence and encodes:
- the CTDSP1 gene encoding carboxy-terminal domain RNA polymerase II polypeptide A small phosphatase 1 isoform X1 — its product is MEHQSIIAQVSREEGSAPLQEKGTQTPTKKPRSRSILQSLFCCLCRDEGEPRASTTSAPLLVEENGALPKAAVKHLLPEIKPQDASKLCVVIDLDETLVHSSFKPVNNADFIIPVEIDGIMHQVPCAPCPQVYVLKRPHVDEFLQRMGELFECVLFTASLAKYADPVADLLDKWGAFRARLFRESCVFHRGNYVKDLSRLGRDLRRIIIVDNSPASYIFHPDNAVPVASWFDNMADTELLDLLPFFERLSKVEDVYAVLKKQRTNS
- the CTDSP1 gene encoding carboxy-terminal domain RNA polymerase II polypeptide A small phosphatase 1 isoform X4; its protein translation is MEHQSIIAQVSREEGSAPLQEKGTQTPTKKPRSRSILQSLFCCLCRDEGEPRASTTSAPLLVEENGALPKPVNNADFIIPVEIDGIMHQVYVLKRPHVDEFLQRMGELFECVLFTASLAKYADPVADLLDKWGAFRARLFRESCVFHRGNYVKDLSRLGRDLRRIIIVDNSPASYIFHPDNAVPVASWFDNMADTELLDLLPFFERLSKVEDVYAVLKKQRTNS
- the CTDSP1 gene encoding carboxy-terminal domain RNA polymerase II polypeptide A small phosphatase 1 isoform X2, translated to MEHQSIIAQVSREEGSAPLQEKGTQTPTKKPRSRSILQSLFCCLCRDEGEPRASTTSAPLLVEENGALPKAAVKHLLPEIKPQDASKLCVVIDLDETLVHSSFKPVNNADFIIPVEIDGIMHQVYVLKRPHVDEFLQRMGELFECVLFTASLAKYADPVADLLDKWGAFRARLFRESCVFHRGNYVKDLSRLGRDLRRIIIVDNSPASYIFHPDNAVPVASWFDNMADTELLDLLPFFERLSKVEDVYAVLKKQRTNS
- the CTDSP1 gene encoding carboxy-terminal domain RNA polymerase II polypeptide A small phosphatase 1 isoform X3; the encoded protein is MEHQSIIAQVSREEGSAPLQEKGTQTPTKKPRSRSILQSLFCCLCRDEGEPRASTTSAPLLVEENGALPKAAVKHLLPEIKPQDASKLCVVIDLDETLVHSSFKVYVLKRPHVDEFLQRMGELFECVLFTASLAKYADPVADLLDKWGAFRARLFRESCVFHRGNYVKDLSRLGRDLRRIIIVDNSPASYIFHPDNAVPVASWFDNMADTELLDLLPFFERLSKVEDVYAVLKKQRTNS